GAAAACTACCGCTCACGCCATTGTTCAAGAATTAGAGGAACGCGGTTCTTTCCAACCCTTCCCAGCGGAGAAATGTATATGAACAATTTATTTGACGAACCTCAAGCAAATACCTTGTTGGAGAATCAAAAAGTCTACCGAAAGCTGCAAATTAACTGCCAGCGCAACCAGCAGCAAGACCAAACTGCCGCGATCGATGCCGCTACTGCAAACTTTAAATACGACCAGTGCAAAGACGAATATTGGAACCCAGAGGAGTTCTCCCTACTTTACGGCACTCCTTTATGGGAGCAAGCTAGCCCTAGTCAACGAATTGTATTGAACCATCTGTATTGGGTAGCTTATTACTCGCAAATTGTCTCAGCAGAGATCGCGACGATTTTCTTTAACCAGGCAAGCGCAGCGGGTCTCTATGCTCAAGAAGATTTTCGCTTGGTCTGTGACACTTTGGATCTGGAGTCAGCTCAAGAGCGATCGCACATTCAGGCATTTAGAACCATTGCCAGTCAGACAGAAGCAGCATTATTCGGTCAACGGATTTTCACCTATCCCATGCGGGGACCGTTTACCGAGACCATGATTTTTGCCGATACCAATGCCCTAAAACGTTGGTGGAAGCAGGTTCAGCTCAAATGCTTTGGCTTGCTGTCTTCAGACAATACCTTTTTAGCGTGCCAATATTTCACGGTTCGGGGAGTGCGGACACTGAACGGCAAACTGGTGCAGCACAAACTCAGCGCCTACTACCAAAAACATCGTGACGCAGCCAATTCACCGATTCCCAGCCAAATTTCCTATTATCACTTCTTGGATGAGAGTTTCCATTTCAACAGTTCTACCATTCTGTCCCACGATGTCGTGAAGTGCCTAAAGCCTCCGACAAAGTTTGAAGAAACGGTTGCAAACTTAGGATTGCGGGGTTGTCAGCGCGATCATTATCATTTTTCAGCAGCCATCAACGGCATCTTTTGGTACGACCCAGCTCTGTATCGAGCGATCTATCAAGTACTGCGATCGCCTGTATTTGGAATGAGCGATCGCGAAGCCAAAGAGATGATGGCAGCTTGCTTTACCCAAGAGTCAGAGGGGTTGCATCGTAGCTATCAGACGCATCAAGAGGCGATGGAATCTTACAAGGTATATGTCGACAAGCTCGATTATGTTTGGCAGAGCAATCG
This region of Trichocoleus desertorum NBK24 genomic DNA includes:
- a CDS encoding P-aminobenzoate N-oxygenase AurF produces the protein MNNLFDEPQANTLLENQKVYRKLQINCQRNQQQDQTAAIDAATANFKYDQCKDEYWNPEEFSLLYGTPLWEQASPSQRIVLNHLYWVAYYSQIVSAEIATIFFNQASAAGLYAQEDFRLVCDTLDLESAQERSHIQAFRTIASQTEAALFGQRIFTYPMRGPFTETMIFADTNALKRWWKQVQLKCFGLLSSDNTFLACQYFTVRGVRTLNGKLVQHKLSAYYQKHRDAANSPIPSQISYYHFLDESFHFNSSTILSHDVVKCLKPPTKFEETVANLGLRGCQRDHYHFSAAINGIFWYDPALYRAIYQVLRSPVFGMSDREAKEMMAACFTQESEGLHRSYQTHQEAMESYKVYVDKLDYVWQSNREMSLMAANSLPQYLKTQQRAMQKFLATGEVASVPRSQPAFIATPQAQAEVLGEVS